Genomic window (Jeotgalibacillus haloalkalitolerans):
GGCGCTGTGCTGGCTGTTACAACAAATGACAGTGTGCCTTTAATATATTCAGCTGGTTACGCACATAAAGAAAAAGAGGTTAAAGTGACTAAAGAAACATTGTATGACCTTGCATCGTTAACAAAAGTAACATCGACTTTACCTGCCATATTATTATTGCTTGAAGCAGGCGAAATTGATCTTGATGATCCGGTTTACAATTATGTTCAATCATTCAAAGAACATAATGATGACATCACAATCAAACATTTGCTGACTCATACAAGCGGGTATCCGCCGGAGATAAAATTTTATCAACGCAACCTGACAATGGAAGCAGCAGTTGTTGAAATTGCCGGGCTTACCGCTAAAAAACCTGCAGGAACTGAGGTTATATACAGTGATTTAAACTATATCGTTCTAGGATATATTACGGAGCAGGTTAGTGGTATGCCGTTAGATGAATATACAGCGAATCACATCTATAAGCCGCTTGGAATGAAAAATACATTTTTTAATCCACCAGAGCATCTGAGAATGCAAACAGCTGCTACAGAATTTCGGGAATCATTGAATGACTATCAGTGGGGGGAAGTTCATGATGAAAATGCAACAAATTTCAATGGCATAAGTGGTCATGCAGGTCTCTTCTCCACTGGCGGAGACATGATTAAATATTGTCAGTTGTTTTTAAATAAAGGAGTCTATCAGGAGAAAATGCTGCTATCACCACTCACAATTGAGTTGGCTGCAGATTGTTATACGGACAGTCTAAATCTGAGTCGCGGTCTCGGATGGCAATTACATTCTACAGGAGTTTTCTCAGGGCAGTTCCTGCAGAAGGGTTATGGTCATACAGGGTTTACGGGGACTTCTATGTGGATTTCACCTGAAAAAAACCTGGCGATCGTATTATTAACAAACCGGGTTCACTATGGCAGAGAGAATAATATAAACAGTCTAAGAAGAAAGTTGCACAATGTAATTGCTGTGACCATGAAAGAAAAGGGTGTTATTTAGGAGAGTGATCCTGTGAATAGGATAGCAAATGGTGCAAAAAGATGGATTGGAATTGATGGAGGAGGAACAAAAACGTCATGTGTCATTGGAGACTGTAAAGGGAATATACTTGGTACGTCATTAACGGGATCCAGTAATATTCATTCAAATTCACATCATCAGGTTAAAGAAAGACTTCTGCAATTAATTACAGACGTCATGCAAAAAACAGACGTTTCCATCGATCAAATTGCAGTCATACAGCTTTGTCTGTCAGGCTGTGACCGGGAATCTGACAAGAAACAGATAAGAGGATTCTTTCAGGGAACAAACTTTGAAAAGAAGATCAATATAGCGAATGATGCAATTGCTGCTTTATATGCCGGTACAGCCGGAGCACCGGGAATTGTATTAATTGCAGGAACCGGATCTATTGCTTACGGGTTATCAAAAGATCAATCTAACCCGGTTAGAGTTGGGGGCTGGGGTTACCTTTTGGGTGATGAAGGGAGCGGTTATCATATTGGACAAATGGCTTTAACAAGCGTGTTAAAAAGCTTTGATGGCCGGGGACCTCATACCTTATTAACCACAATGCTCGCGGACCACTTTGAAATAAGGAATATACAGGAGATCATTCCAATCATTTATGGCGATCAGTATACCAGAACACTGATCGGAAGTCTCGCTGAAATTGTAATGAAGGCAGAAGCATCAGGAGACGGGGTTGCAGCTGGAATCCTTAAGCAGGCTGTCATAGAAAAATGCCTCATTGTGAAAGCAGCAATAAGTCAAATGAAAGAAAAGGATATAACGATTGTTCTGCATGGAGGGCTCTTTACAAATGATCGTTATAAGAAAAAATTCTGTACTCAGCTTAAATCAGAGCTGAATACTGAAGTTAACATGATCGAATCTCATTTACCACCTGTAGCAGGAGCTTATATACTTGCTTTGCAGCAGAGCGACATCCAAATAAATCAAAAAGTGAAAGATCAATTAAAAGAGTACTATCAGCCGACAGGCAGCTGTTAAATGATTTGCGAAATAAATTCTATAATTAGGGTGATAGCCATATGGAAATGATATCGAAACTGACCACTGAGATGAAAAATGTAAAATCTAAAAACCTTGACCAGCTGACAACTGATGAAATTCTTAGTTTAATGAATGAAGAAGACCAAACAGTTCCTTATGCTGTAAAGGCTGTTCTTCCGGAAATCAGCCAGGCAGTCACTTATGTTAAAGACGCACTTCTTAATGGAGGGTCAGTTTTTTATATAGGTGCAGGTACAAGTGGAAGAATCGGCTTGCTGGACGCTGTAGAATGTCCTCCTACCTTCAGTACATCAGCTGACAAAGTACAGGCTATTCTTGCGGGGGGAGAAGCATCCTTATTCAGAGCGATTGAAGGAGCAGAAGATAACGGGAATCAGGGAGTAAAAGATCTGGAAAACAGACAGCTTAGCAACAAAGATGTAGTCATTGGCATTGCAGCCAGTGGAAGAACGCCATATGTGAAAGGAGCGTTAGAGTACGCATCATTCATAGGTGCAAAAGTAGTCAGTCTCACCAGCAATAAACATTCAGAGATTTCCAAGTTTGCTGACATAGCAATAGAAGTCGATACTGGACCGGAAGTGTTAACCGGATCTACCAGATTAAAAGCTGCTACGGCTCACAAAATGGTATTAAACATGATCTCTACCGCTTCTATGATTCAATGCGGCAAGGTCTATCAGAACCTGATGGTTGATGTGAAAGCATCAAACTATAAGCTGAAAGAACGCGCCAAAATGATTGTCAGTGAAGCAACAGGTGTGTCATATTCTGAAGCAGAGCAGGTTCTTGAAGAAACGAATTATGAAGTAAAACCTGCAATTGTTAAAATCTTAACCGGTACAGATGCTGAAACTGCAAAAAAGAAGCTGATGCAGGCAAATGGGTTTGTAAGAAATGCTGTTGATCTGAACTAACCAAATGAATAATCATCAAAAAACAGCAGTGAACGCACACTGCTGTTTTCTTTTTGGGTATTCAATTTTAGCAGTGTCATGGAGAATGACGCGGAGCTAGTTCTGTGATTGTTTTTTGAACGTGTGGAAGTCTTTATCAAGCTCTATATGTTTATGAAGAAGGTAATCGAAATTCTGGTGCTGCTCCTCATGCTTTTTTGCCTGTACTTTTAACATAGACAGGATCGCATGCTGATTGTCATATTCCATGCGGTGAAGCTGTGAATCAATTTTATTAAACCTGGTATCGACTTGATCAAATCTGGTATCAACTTCAACGAACCTTGCATCCACTTGCTGCTTAAACTCGCGCAGGTCAGACTTTATATCTTTAAGCTCCCCCTGCATGTCCTGCAAAATACTGAGGATCTCTTTCTCCATTGTGTTCACCTCCTTTACTGTTGAATCTATTATATAACGCTCCAGGAGAAAAATATAGTTTTGGATGAAGCTTCCTTTTATAGGGGGTATAATAGAAGAAAACGAGAGGGAGTGTGCCATATGCCAGTCTACAACAAGCTCGTACGCGACCTTATCCCGGATATCATTGCAGCAAGCGGGAAATCAATGGAGACGCGGATTCTGAGTAACGAAGAGTATGTAATTGAAGTGAAGAAAAAGATGAAAGAAGAGCTGGCTGAATACCACGCCACCCAGAATGACGAAGACGCAATTGAAGAGCTTGCAGACCTGCTGGAACTGATCTCTGCCGCTGCTAAGACGCATGGAGTGACGCTTGAGGAAGTGGAGGCAGCGCGTGAGGTGAAGGCAAGGGATCGCGGTAGATTTAATGAGAAGATTTATTTGGTTGAGGTGGAGGATTGAATAAAGGGCAGGTGAATGACAATGAGTCATAAACTGAAGGTAGCTGAAGCGAGAGCAGAATACATAACAGAGCAGGATGTGTGGAGTCACTTCAATTTCATTTTTTCGGAGAAGTCAAAAAATTCAGCCTCCTATAAATATGCTTTAGTTAAATCGCTTTTAGAGAATTTATATAGTGTTAATGAAAAATTAGAATTAACTTATTACCAAGTCTTTGAGAGCTTTACAGAAATTTATTGGAACTTAGTAATTCACCATAAACTTAGTCAATTAAATCTTCAGCAAAAATCTGCGAGGATTGAAACAGTTTTAAAAGAATCTTTATTAAAACATCATCTTAACGATCAGATAATATTTGAAAAAATACCTGATCAAATAAAAATTAAAATTGTTAAAAAAGTTATAACTGAATGCAAAAATGATGTAATGGGTGCATTATACGGCGACACTCAAGGATTAATTTATTCATTTGACAATTACAAACGTCAATTAAAGTTAACACCGTCATTTTATTCATTTATGCAAAGATTTCAAAAAGTATTAATGTATCTTTCAAATTATCATTTAGCATTATTCCTTGAAAAATATAATTCAGGTTCAAGCACTGACGGACTATTACTAAAAATTGAAAATGTATCAAAGAGAAAGTCTCTGGATA
Coding sequences:
- a CDS encoding serine hydrolase domain-containing protein codes for the protein MKETQLDFSKITKLIDQEIEKGTLPGAVLAVTTNDSVPLIYSAGYAHKEKEVKVTKETLYDLASLTKVTSTLPAILLLLEAGEIDLDDPVYNYVQSFKEHNDDITIKHLLTHTSGYPPEIKFYQRNLTMEAAVVEIAGLTAKKPAGTEVIYSDLNYIVLGYITEQVSGMPLDEYTANHIYKPLGMKNTFFNPPEHLRMQTAATEFRESLNDYQWGEVHDENATNFNGISGHAGLFSTGGDMIKYCQLFLNKGVYQEKMLLSPLTIELAADCYTDSLNLSRGLGWQLHSTGVFSGQFLQKGYGHTGFTGTSMWISPEKNLAIVLLTNRVHYGRENNINSLRRKLHNVIAVTMKEKGVI
- a CDS encoding BadF/BadG/BcrA/BcrD ATPase family protein is translated as MNRIANGAKRWIGIDGGGTKTSCVIGDCKGNILGTSLTGSSNIHSNSHHQVKERLLQLITDVMQKTDVSIDQIAVIQLCLSGCDRESDKKQIRGFFQGTNFEKKINIANDAIAALYAGTAGAPGIVLIAGTGSIAYGLSKDQSNPVRVGGWGYLLGDEGSGYHIGQMALTSVLKSFDGRGPHTLLTTMLADHFEIRNIQEIIPIIYGDQYTRTLIGSLAEIVMKAEASGDGVAAGILKQAVIEKCLIVKAAISQMKEKDITIVLHGGLFTNDRYKKKFCTQLKSELNTEVNMIESHLPPVAGAYILALQQSDIQINQKVKDQLKEYYQPTGSC
- the murQ gene encoding N-acetylmuramic acid 6-phosphate etherase; translation: MEMISKLTTEMKNVKSKNLDQLTTDEILSLMNEEDQTVPYAVKAVLPEISQAVTYVKDALLNGGSVFYIGAGTSGRIGLLDAVECPPTFSTSADKVQAILAGGEASLFRAIEGAEDNGNQGVKDLENRQLSNKDVVIGIAASGRTPYVKGALEYASFIGAKVVSLTSNKHSEISKFADIAIEVDTGPEVLTGSTRLKAATAHKMVLNMISTASMIQCGKVYQNLMVDVKASNYKLKERAKMIVSEATGVSYSEAEQVLEETNYEVKPAIVKILTGTDAETAKKKLMQANGFVRNAVDLN
- a CDS encoding nucleoside triphosphate pyrophosphohydrolase gives rise to the protein MPVYNKLVRDLIPDIIAASGKSMETRILSNEEYVIEVKKKMKEELAEYHATQNDEDAIEELADLLELISAAAKTHGVTLEEVEAAREVKARDRGRFNEKIYLVEVED
- a CDS encoding HNH endonuclease, with amino-acid sequence MSHKLKVAEARAEYITEQDVWSHFNFIFSEKSKNSASYKYALVKSLLENLYSVNEKLELTYYQVFESFTEIYWNLVIHHKLSQLNLQQKSARIETVLKESLLKHHLNDQIIFEKIPDQIKIKIVKKVITECKNDVMGALYGDTQGLIYSFDNYKRQLKLTPSFYSFMQRFQKVLMYLSNYHLALFLEKYNSGSSTDGLLLKIENVSKRKSLDKFYLLLASVYQKECFYCGNKIKSRKGNHVDHFIPWSFIQNDQLWNLVIACVKCNTSKNNKLADKEFLEKLIQRNNFLSLEENITQRVDMQLYVPKKLEDLYKYSRQNGYTDIWTPNRL